GTTTTGGTTATCTATGTCATTACGATTATCGTGGTGATCCTGTTCATGTATATCTCGATACCGGCCATCATTGACAGCGTGGTCGGCTTAGTGAGCAGTATACCCACCTATGCGGCGGAAATCAATGCTTTTTTGATAAACCTGTCACAGCGCGGGGGTTTCTTTAAGGATTTGGTTGACATGATACAGCTGGACCTGTCTTCGGTCCAGAACCTGAATGCCAAGGACACCATGGACTTTATTTTTGGCAATATGAATTTCAACTCCGAATCGGTTAAGCAGATCGGAAACATTGCCGTTGGCTTTGCCAAGGGAACCACCAGCTTTTTAATCGGCTTTGTGGCAGTTTTTTTCGCCGGCTTTTACCTGATGCTGGACAAGGAAAATATTGAGAGTCAGCTGAAACGGCTGAACCGTGCCATTATGAGCCCAAAGGCTAACAATGGCTTTAATTGGGCCATCCGTACCATTGACGGTGTTTTTTACAAATACTTCTCTGGTAAAATCATGACCTCGGCCTTAATCGGGCTCATCTGCTACATCGGGCTTCTGGTGCTGCGGGTGGAATACGCGCCGCTTATCGCACTGGTGGTGGGCGTGACCAATGTTATCCCTTATTTTGGCCCGATCATCGGGGCGATCCCCGGTATTTTCCTGACACTGCTTTACAGCCCGGCCAAGGCCCTCGGGGTTGCGATCTGGATTCTTGCGGTACAGCAGTTTGACGGCAATATTCTGGGACCAAACGTACTTGGAAAAATCGTGGAGCTGAACCCCTTCTGGGTACTGTTCTGCGTCATGGTAGGCGGGAGCCTTTTCGGACCGCTCGGCATGTTTGTGGCCATTCCGTTTTTTGCGGTCATCAAGGTGTTTGTCACCGAGGCGCTGGTCCGGTGGGAGCGGCGTAAGACGACGGTTCAGGAAGAAGTCACGGATAAAATCAATGAAAATATGAAGGATCTTTTATAGAGAAATAATAAAACACTTTTGAAAGGATAGACAGACAAATGGAAAATGTATTTGACGTACTAAAAGAACGCGGTATGATCGAGCAGTGCACCAATGAGGAAGAAATCCGCAAATTATTGGGCAGCGAATCGGTCACCTTTTATATTGGCTTCGACCCGACAGCAGACAGCCTGCACGTTGGGCACTTCATCCAGATTATGGTGATGGCGCACATGCAGCGCTATGGGCACAGACCCATTGCTCTGATCGGCGGCGGAACCACCATGATCGGGGACCCCTCCGGCAGACAGGACCTGCGCCAGGTCATGACTCAGGAACGGATTGCGGAAAACGGCGAAAAATTCAAAAAGGTTTTTGAAAAATTCCTGACCTTTGAGGATGACAGAGCCATGATGGTTAACAACGCGGAATGGCTTCTGCCTTTAAACTATATTGGCTTCTTAAGAGATGTGGGCGCCCACTTCTCTGTCAACCGGATGCTGACCGCAGAATGTTACAAATCCAGAATGGAAAAAGGCCTGACCTTCCTTGAATTTAACTACATGCTGCTGCAGGCCTATGACTTCTATGTACTGCACAAGGACTATGGCTGTAAAATGCAGTTCGGCGGCAATGACCAGTGGTCTAATATCATCGCCGGGGCTGAGCTGGTGCGCCGCAAGGATGCCCAAACCGTATATGGCATGACCTTCTCTCTGCTGACCACCAGCGAGGGCATTAAAATGGGTAAAACCGCCAAAGGCGCGCTGTGGCTTGATCCTGAAAAAACCTCACCCTACGAGTTCTACCAGTACTGGC
The DNA window shown above is from Eubacterium limosum and carries:
- the tyrS gene encoding tyrosine--tRNA ligase, encoding MENVFDVLKERGMIEQCTNEEEIRKLLGSESVTFYIGFDPTADSLHVGHFIQIMVMAHMQRYGHRPIALIGGGTTMIGDPSGRQDLRQVMTQERIAENGEKFKKVFEKFLTFEDDRAMMVNNAEWLLPLNYIGFLRDVGAHFSVNRMLTAECYKSRMEKGLTFLEFNYMLLQAYDFYVLHKDYGCKMQFGGNDQWSNIIAGAELVRRKDAQTVYGMTFSLLTTSEGIKMGKTAKGALWLDPEKTSPYEFYQYWRNVADADVEKCLAMLTFLPMDEVHRLGALEGSEINKAKEILAYEVTSMVHSKEDADKAQEASRALFAGGVKTDDIPSVDLSRDALGDGMEILTLLDAAGLIPSRSEGRRLVQQGGIEVDGNKITDIKALITPADFKDDAIIVKKGKKVYRQIKLV
- a CDS encoding AI-2E family transporter, whose product is MRIKFDKQYLKYYTYAVLGVITIILFYKILDNLGFILSAVSNVVGSAFEILLPIIMGAVLAYFLFRPMRWIEKKAFKYIKGSEKKPKLVRLLAVLVIYVITIIVVILFMYISIPAIIDSVVGLVSSIPTYAAEINAFLINLSQRGGFFKDLVDMIQLDLSSVQNLNAKDTMDFIFGNMNFNSESVKQIGNIAVGFAKGTTSFLIGFVAVFFAGFYLMLDKENIESQLKRLNRAIMSPKANNGFNWAIRTIDGVFYKYFSGKIMTSALIGLICYIGLLVLRVEYAPLIALVVGVTNVIPYFGPIIGAIPGIFLTLLYSPAKALGVAIWILAVQQFDGNILGPNVLGKIVELNPFWVLFCVMVGGSLFGPLGMFVAIPFFAVIKVFVTEALVRWERRKTTVQEEVTDKINENMKDLL